A section of the Oryzias melastigma strain HK-1 linkage group LG2, ASM292280v2, whole genome shotgun sequence genome encodes:
- the LOC112156816 gene encoding gastrula zinc finger protein XlCGF17.1-like: MANSHMSEVQCDSVVRKKCKMKTSVKKHKQCPKEMRLSSAGSGKRTRISHVPVHMRTKSDEGLYVCEECDRSFSHLSKVKMHLRIHTGEKPFSCEECDARFSCKSHLKRHMRTHTGKKPFLCKECAISFNQISHFKKHMRTHTGEKPFTCKECDKSFSKTSSLKTHMRTHSGEKPFLCKECDKSFSQTSSLILHVRTHTGEKPFLCKTCDKTFICSSHLKKHMRTHTGEKPFLCRECDARFSNKSVLVTHIRTHTGEKPFLCEECGARFRENSNLTTHMRTHTGEKPFSCKECDRSFSQISNLKAHMRTHTREKPFFFNPSAIFKMIPPLY, translated from the coding sequence aTGGCCAactctcacatgtcagaagtTCAGTGTGACTCTGTTGTTAGAAAAAAGTGCAAGATGAAAACTTCTGTTAAGAAACATAAACAATGCCCAAAAGAAATGAGACTTTCTTCTGCAGGGTctggaaaaagaacaagaattTCACATGTGCCTGTCCACATGAGAACCAAGTCTGATGAAGGACTTTATGTCTGTGaggaatgtgacagaagttttagtcaccTATCTAAGGTCAAAATGCACCTGAGAatccatacaggagagaagcctttttcttgtgaagAATGTGATGCACGTTTTAGTTGTAAATctcatctcaaaagacacatgagaactcacacaggaaagaagccttttttgtgtaaagaatgtgccataagttttaatcaaatatctCATTTCAAAAagcacatgagaactcatacaggagagaagccttttacgtgtaaagaatgtgataaaagttttagtaaaaCATCTAGTCTCAAAACACATATGAGAACCCAttcaggagagaagccttttttgtgtaaagaatgtgataaaagttttagtcaaacatCTAGTCTTATACTGCACGTGAGAACTCATAcgggagaaaagccttttttgtgtaaaacatgcgataaaacatttatttgctcatctcatctcaaaaaacacatgagaactcatacaggagagaagccttttttgtgtagaGAATGTGATGCACGTTTTAGTAATAAATCTGTTCTCGTAACACACAttagaactcatacaggagagaagccatTTTTGTGTGAAGAATGTGGTGCACGTTTTAGAGAAAATTCTAATCTCacaacacacatgagaactcatacgggagagaagcctttctcgtgtaaagaatgtgacagaagttttagccaaatatctaatctcaaagcacacatgagaactcatacaagagagaagccttttttttttaacccttccgctatTTTTAAGATGATTCCACCCTTGTATTGA